One segment of Takifugu rubripes chromosome 5, fTakRub1.2, whole genome shotgun sequence DNA contains the following:
- the pdxdc1 gene encoding pyridoxal-dependent decarboxylase domain-containing protein 1 isoform X4 yields MMVDSTLMQVGKNLSEAMRILGNGDRALEDETEKRSFSRSIPGPLQGDGQDVATILHLVHNLIHEKEDEEKDQTSQCRMQNVGEQAHMALLGHSLAAYISVLDRERLRKLTTRIQSDTTLWLCRLFRYENSSAAFHEDDRDGLVKVCRLVINSRYEEYASEGYASLTSKQPVIYHSASGRSGLGQHLCSQLGLPLSSLCTVPCNTIFGSQHQMDVALLDKLIKEDIEAGKLPLLLIANAGTPGAGHTDKLGRLKDLCEQYNMWLHVEGVNLATLVLAEINSTIMAATRCDSMTLTPGQWLGLPAVTAVTLYRHEDPALSLAAGLTSSQPVAKLRALPLWLSLQYLGHNGIVQKIKHATSLSHHLLQKLKTLAFIRTSDVLETEISLSEALIMVEDELSSPVVLFRFGPELSAESNGGSVEGYCAGEKDVLDTFNKWLGERLIQLVPTSGVDVVELEDEGTCVRFSPLLTAAVLGTEQEDIDSLVEKLSELVSVMSSTLSLRQDFREEVHRHSPSLIYVEELSWPGLGAVRYEPQIDGIDESRRKEGVKKINSELLKKLQEFDTEITFSTGPEFSTETDDCIFVGMVTEDVDIIELVNMIGAIGRDIEESGRLLENMTDVIRKGILEAEVQLQKASEEKLMEEGVIRQLPLFGSVLNWFSPVQSSIKGRTFNLVAGSLDSTELTYSTKAQAGRPLPQEMPTSSTKRLSGQRLFQRVSAGTDSFSETSSIAQVEEPSRDGCASQSSSVHPPISLSAPRDDIAADATPQVDSQIEVHVSSEEKQPEDQELDHSER; encoded by the exons ATGATGGTGGACTCTACGTTGATGCAAGTTGGGAAGAATCTGAGCGAAGCCATGAGAATATTGGGAAATGGAGACAG AGCCCTGGAAGATGAAACAGAGAAGCGGAGCTTTAGCAGAAGCATCCCTGGACCCCTGCAGGGAGA CGGTCAGGATGTTGCTACTATACTGCATCTTGTACACAACCTGATCCATGAAAAGGAGGACGAGGAAAAGGACCAAACCAGCCAATG CAGGATGCAAAATGTGGGTGAGCAGGCTCACATGGCCCTGCTGGGTCACAGCTTGGCAGCCTACATCTCTGTGTTGGACCGAGAGCGACTGCGGAAGCTGACTACTCGTATCCAGTCTGACACCACACTGTGGCTTTGCAGGCTGTTCAG ATATGAAAACAGCTCTGCCGCCTTTCATGAGGACGACAGGGATGGTCTTGTCAAAGTGTGCCGACTGGTGATCAATTCTCGGTATGAAGAATACGCCTCTGAAGGTTATGCCTCACTCACCTCTAAACAACCGGTCATCTACCATAGTGCCTCTGGCAGATCAGGTCTGGGACAACATCTGTGCAGTCAG CTTGGCCTGCCTCTGTCCAGTTTGTGCACAGTCCCCTGTAATACCATCTTTGGATCCCAGCACCAAATG GATGTTGCCTTGTTGGACAAACTTATCAAAGAGGACATTGAAGCTGGGAAGCTTCCTTTATTGTTGATCGCCAATGCAG GTACCCCTGGGGCAGGACATACAGACAAGTTGGGCCGTCTCAAGGACCTGTGTGAACAGTACAACATGTGGCTCCATGTGGAGGG GGTCAATCTGGCCACCCTGGTGTTGGCTGAGATCAACTCTACAATTATG GCAGCCACCAGATGCGACAGTATGACTCTGACGCCTGGTCAGTGGCTTGGACTGCCAGCTGTAACAGCTGTGACTCTCTACAGACATGAAGACCCAGCACTA tcACTGGCAGCCGGTTTGACATCCAGCCAGCCGGTAGCGAAACTGCGAGCATTGCCTCTCTGGCTCTCCCTGCAGTACCTCGGTCACAATGGGATTGTGCAAAAGATCAAACACGCTACCAGTCTG AGTCATCATCTCCTGCAGAAGCTAAAAACACTTGCCTTCATAAGAACATCG gaTGTGCTTGAGACAGAGATCTCTCTAAGTGAAGCTTTGATTATG GTAGAAGATGAACTGAGCTCCCCTGTTGTTCTGTTCAGGTTTGGTCCGGAGCTGAGTGCTG aaTCCAATGGAGGGTCAGTGGAAGGTTATTGTGCTGGGGAAAAGGATGTGCTTGATACCTTTAACAAATGG CTTGGTGAAAGGCTGATCCAGCTTGTTCCCACCAGTGGTGTAGATGTGGTAGAACTTGAAGACGAGGGTACATGTGTACGATTTAGTCCTCTCTTGACTGCTGCAG TTTTagggacagaacaggaggacatCGATAGCCTTGTTGAGAAGCTGTCTGAGCTGGTGTCTGTGATGAGCTCCACGCTGAGCCTCAGGCAGGACTTCAGAGAGGAAGTCCACAGACATTCTCCATCACTCATATATGTGGAGGAGCTTAGCTGGCCCGGACTTGGTGCTGTCCG GTACGAGCCTCAGATTGATGGAATAGATGagagcaggagaaaagagggagtaAAGAAAATCAATTCTGAGCTGCTAAAGAAGTTACAAGAGTTTGACACTGAAATCACATTCTCTACAG GCCCTGAGTTTTCAACAGAAACCGATGACTGCATCTTTGTTGGCATGGTCACGGAGGATGTTGACATTATCGAGCTGGTTAATATGATAGGTGCCATTGGGAGAGACATCGAGGAAAGCGGAAGG CTTTTAGAGAACATGACAGATGTGATAAGGAAAGGCATCCTGGAGGCAGAAGTGCAGCTGCAAAAGGCCAgtgaggagaagctgatggAAGAG GGGGTAATAAGACAGCTTCCTCTGTTTGGTTCAGTTTTAAACTGGTTCTCACCAGTTCAAAGCTCCATAAAGGGCAGGACCTTCAATCTGGTTGCAG GTTCCCTAGACTCCACAGAGTTAACATACAGCACCAAGGCTCAGGCAGGCCGGCCACTCCCACAAGAAATGCCAACATCTTCAACAAAGAGGCTGTCAG GTCAGAGGTTATTTCAGCGTGTAAGTGCAGGCACCGACTCCTTTAGTGAAACCAGTTCTATTGCACAAGTAGAGGAGCCATCCAGAGATGGGTGTGCCAGTCAGAGCAGCAGtgtccacccacccatctctCTGTCGGCACCTAGGGATGACATCGCAGCTGATGCCACGCCACAGGTGGACTCACAGATAGAGGTTCATGTTTCCTCAGAGGAGAAGCAACCGGAAGACCAAGAATTAGACCACAGCGAGAGATAG
- the pdxdc1 gene encoding pyridoxal-dependent decarboxylase domain-containing protein 1 isoform X5, which translates to MMVDSTLMQVGKNLSEAMRILGNGDRALEDETEKRSFSRSIPGPLQGDGQDVATILHLVHNLIHEKEDEEKDQTSQCRMQNVGEQAHMALLGHSLAAYISVLDRERLRKLTTRIQSDTTLWLCRLFRYENSSAAFHEDDRDGLVKVCRLVINSRYEEYASEGYASLTSKQPVIYHSASGRSGLGQHLCSQLGLPLSSLCTVPCNTIFGSQHQMDVALLDKLIKEDIEAGKLPLLLIANAGTPGAGHTDKLGRLKDLCEQYNMWLHVEGVNLATLVLAEINSTIMAATRCDSMTLTPGQWLGLPAVTAVTLYRHEDPALSLAAGLTSSQPVAKLRALPLWLSLQYLGHNGIVQKIKHATSLSHHLLQKLKTLAFIRTSDVDHSGMLFEVEDELSSPVVLFRFGPELSAESNGGSVEGYCAGEKDVLDTFNKWLGERLIQLVPTSGVDVVELEDEGTCVRFSPLLTAAVLGTEQEDIDSLVEKLSELVSVMSSTLSLRQDFREEVHRHSPSLIYVEELSWPGLGAVRYEPQIDGIDESRRKEGVKKINSELLKKLQEFDTEITFSTGPEFSTETDDCIFVGMVTEDVDIIELVNMIGAIGRDIEESGRLLENMTDVIRKGILEAEVQLQKASEEKLMEEGVIRQLPLFGSVLNWFSPVQSSIKGRTFNLVAGSLDSTELTYSTKAQAGRPLPQEMPTSSTKRLSGQRLFQRVSAGTDSFSETSSIAQVEEPSRDGCASQSSSVHPPISLSAPRDDIAADATPQVDSQIEVHVSSEEKQPEDQELDHSER; encoded by the exons ATGATGGTGGACTCTACGTTGATGCAAGTTGGGAAGAATCTGAGCGAAGCCATGAGAATATTGGGAAATGGAGACAG AGCCCTGGAAGATGAAACAGAGAAGCGGAGCTTTAGCAGAAGCATCCCTGGACCCCTGCAGGGAGA CGGTCAGGATGTTGCTACTATACTGCATCTTGTACACAACCTGATCCATGAAAAGGAGGACGAGGAAAAGGACCAAACCAGCCAATG CAGGATGCAAAATGTGGGTGAGCAGGCTCACATGGCCCTGCTGGGTCACAGCTTGGCAGCCTACATCTCTGTGTTGGACCGAGAGCGACTGCGGAAGCTGACTACTCGTATCCAGTCTGACACCACACTGTGGCTTTGCAGGCTGTTCAG ATATGAAAACAGCTCTGCCGCCTTTCATGAGGACGACAGGGATGGTCTTGTCAAAGTGTGCCGACTGGTGATCAATTCTCGGTATGAAGAATACGCCTCTGAAGGTTATGCCTCACTCACCTCTAAACAACCGGTCATCTACCATAGTGCCTCTGGCAGATCAGGTCTGGGACAACATCTGTGCAGTCAG CTTGGCCTGCCTCTGTCCAGTTTGTGCACAGTCCCCTGTAATACCATCTTTGGATCCCAGCACCAAATG GATGTTGCCTTGTTGGACAAACTTATCAAAGAGGACATTGAAGCTGGGAAGCTTCCTTTATTGTTGATCGCCAATGCAG GTACCCCTGGGGCAGGACATACAGACAAGTTGGGCCGTCTCAAGGACCTGTGTGAACAGTACAACATGTGGCTCCATGTGGAGGG GGTCAATCTGGCCACCCTGGTGTTGGCTGAGATCAACTCTACAATTATG GCAGCCACCAGATGCGACAGTATGACTCTGACGCCTGGTCAGTGGCTTGGACTGCCAGCTGTAACAGCTGTGACTCTCTACAGACATGAAGACCCAGCACTA tcACTGGCAGCCGGTTTGACATCCAGCCAGCCGGTAGCGAAACTGCGAGCATTGCCTCTCTGGCTCTCCCTGCAGTACCTCGGTCACAATGGGATTGTGCAAAAGATCAAACACGCTACCAGTCTG AGTCATCATCTCCTGCAGAAGCTAAAAACACTTGCCTTCATAAGAACATCG GATGTGGACCACTCAGGCATGTTATTTGAG GTAGAAGATGAACTGAGCTCCCCTGTTGTTCTGTTCAGGTTTGGTCCGGAGCTGAGTGCTG aaTCCAATGGAGGGTCAGTGGAAGGTTATTGTGCTGGGGAAAAGGATGTGCTTGATACCTTTAACAAATGG CTTGGTGAAAGGCTGATCCAGCTTGTTCCCACCAGTGGTGTAGATGTGGTAGAACTTGAAGACGAGGGTACATGTGTACGATTTAGTCCTCTCTTGACTGCTGCAG TTTTagggacagaacaggaggacatCGATAGCCTTGTTGAGAAGCTGTCTGAGCTGGTGTCTGTGATGAGCTCCACGCTGAGCCTCAGGCAGGACTTCAGAGAGGAAGTCCACAGACATTCTCCATCACTCATATATGTGGAGGAGCTTAGCTGGCCCGGACTTGGTGCTGTCCG GTACGAGCCTCAGATTGATGGAATAGATGagagcaggagaaaagagggagtaAAGAAAATCAATTCTGAGCTGCTAAAGAAGTTACAAGAGTTTGACACTGAAATCACATTCTCTACAG GCCCTGAGTTTTCAACAGAAACCGATGACTGCATCTTTGTTGGCATGGTCACGGAGGATGTTGACATTATCGAGCTGGTTAATATGATAGGTGCCATTGGGAGAGACATCGAGGAAAGCGGAAGG CTTTTAGAGAACATGACAGATGTGATAAGGAAAGGCATCCTGGAGGCAGAAGTGCAGCTGCAAAAGGCCAgtgaggagaagctgatggAAGAG GGGGTAATAAGACAGCTTCCTCTGTTTGGTTCAGTTTTAAACTGGTTCTCACCAGTTCAAAGCTCCATAAAGGGCAGGACCTTCAATCTGGTTGCAG GTTCCCTAGACTCCACAGAGTTAACATACAGCACCAAGGCTCAGGCAGGCCGGCCACTCCCACAAGAAATGCCAACATCTTCAACAAAGAGGCTGTCAG GTCAGAGGTTATTTCAGCGTGTAAGTGCAGGCACCGACTCCTTTAGTGAAACCAGTTCTATTGCACAAGTAGAGGAGCCATCCAGAGATGGGTGTGCCAGTCAGAGCAGCAGtgtccacccacccatctctCTGTCGGCACCTAGGGATGACATCGCAGCTGATGCCACGCCACAGGTGGACTCACAGATAGAGGTTCATGTTTCCTCAGAGGAGAAGCAACCGGAAGACCAAGAATTAGACCACAGCGAGAGATAG
- the pdxdc1 gene encoding pyridoxal-dependent decarboxylase domain-containing protein 1 isoform X2, protein MMVDSTLMQVGKNLSEAMRILGNGDRALEDETEKRSFSRSIPGPLQGDGQDVATILHLVHNLIHEKEDEEKDQTSQWMQNVGEQAHMALLGHSLAAYISVLDRERLRKLTTRIQSDTTLWLCRLFRYENSSAAFHEDDRDGLVKVCRLVINSRYEEYASEGYASLTSKQPVIYHSASGRSGLGQHLCSQLGLPLSSLCTVPCNTIFGSQHQMDVALLDKLIKEDIEAGKLPLLLIANAGTPGAGHTDKLGRLKDLCEQYNMWLHVEGVNLATLVLAEINSTIMAATRCDSMTLTPGQWLGLPAVTAVTLYRHEDPALSLAAGLTSSQPVAKLRALPLWLSLQYLGHNGIVQKIKHATSLSHHLLQKLKTLAFIRTSGKVRPIPPISGATLRDILGSLMLSIDVDHSGMLFEVEDELSSPVVLFRFGPELSAESNGGSVEGYCAGEKDVLDTFNKWLGERLIQLVPTSGVDVVELEDEGTCVRFSPLLTAAVLGTEQEDIDSLVEKLSELVSVMSSTLSLRQDFREEVHRHSPSLIYVEELSWPGLGAVRYEPQIDGIDESRRKEGVKKINSELLKKLQEFDTEITFSTGPEFSTETDDCIFVGMVTEDVDIIELVNMIGAIGRDIEESGRLLENMTDVIRKGILEAEVQLQKASEEKLMEEGVIRQLPLFGSVLNWFSPVQSSIKGRTFNLVAGSLDSTELTYSTKAQAGRPLPQEMPTSSTKRLSGQRLFQRVSAGTDSFSETSSIAQVEEPSRDGCASQSSSVHPPISLSAPRDDIAADATPQVDSQIEVHVSSEEKQPEDQELDHSER, encoded by the exons ATGATGGTGGACTCTACGTTGATGCAAGTTGGGAAGAATCTGAGCGAAGCCATGAGAATATTGGGAAATGGAGACAG AGCCCTGGAAGATGAAACAGAGAAGCGGAGCTTTAGCAGAAGCATCCCTGGACCCCTGCAGGGAGA CGGTCAGGATGTTGCTACTATACTGCATCTTGTACACAACCTGATCCATGAAAAGGAGGACGAGGAAAAGGACCAAACCAGCCAATG GATGCAAAATGTGGGTGAGCAGGCTCACATGGCCCTGCTGGGTCACAGCTTGGCAGCCTACATCTCTGTGTTGGACCGAGAGCGACTGCGGAAGCTGACTACTCGTATCCAGTCTGACACCACACTGTGGCTTTGCAGGCTGTTCAG ATATGAAAACAGCTCTGCCGCCTTTCATGAGGACGACAGGGATGGTCTTGTCAAAGTGTGCCGACTGGTGATCAATTCTCGGTATGAAGAATACGCCTCTGAAGGTTATGCCTCACTCACCTCTAAACAACCGGTCATCTACCATAGTGCCTCTGGCAGATCAGGTCTGGGACAACATCTGTGCAGTCAG CTTGGCCTGCCTCTGTCCAGTTTGTGCACAGTCCCCTGTAATACCATCTTTGGATCCCAGCACCAAATG GATGTTGCCTTGTTGGACAAACTTATCAAAGAGGACATTGAAGCTGGGAAGCTTCCTTTATTGTTGATCGCCAATGCAG GTACCCCTGGGGCAGGACATACAGACAAGTTGGGCCGTCTCAAGGACCTGTGTGAACAGTACAACATGTGGCTCCATGTGGAGGG GGTCAATCTGGCCACCCTGGTGTTGGCTGAGATCAACTCTACAATTATG GCAGCCACCAGATGCGACAGTATGACTCTGACGCCTGGTCAGTGGCTTGGACTGCCAGCTGTAACAGCTGTGACTCTCTACAGACATGAAGACCCAGCACTA tcACTGGCAGCCGGTTTGACATCCAGCCAGCCGGTAGCGAAACTGCGAGCATTGCCTCTCTGGCTCTCCCTGCAGTACCTCGGTCACAATGGGATTGTGCAAAAGATCAAACACGCTACCAGTCTG AGTCATCATCTCCTGCAGAAGCTAAAAACACTTGCCTTCATAAGAACATCG GGCAAGGTGCGGCCGATTCCGCCCATTTCTGGGGCAACACTTCGGGACATTCTGGGCTCTCTCATGCTCTCTATT GATGTGGACCACTCAGGCATGTTATTTGAG GTAGAAGATGAACTGAGCTCCCCTGTTGTTCTGTTCAGGTTTGGTCCGGAGCTGAGTGCTG aaTCCAATGGAGGGTCAGTGGAAGGTTATTGTGCTGGGGAAAAGGATGTGCTTGATACCTTTAACAAATGG CTTGGTGAAAGGCTGATCCAGCTTGTTCCCACCAGTGGTGTAGATGTGGTAGAACTTGAAGACGAGGGTACATGTGTACGATTTAGTCCTCTCTTGACTGCTGCAG TTTTagggacagaacaggaggacatCGATAGCCTTGTTGAGAAGCTGTCTGAGCTGGTGTCTGTGATGAGCTCCACGCTGAGCCTCAGGCAGGACTTCAGAGAGGAAGTCCACAGACATTCTCCATCACTCATATATGTGGAGGAGCTTAGCTGGCCCGGACTTGGTGCTGTCCG GTACGAGCCTCAGATTGATGGAATAGATGagagcaggagaaaagagggagtaAAGAAAATCAATTCTGAGCTGCTAAAGAAGTTACAAGAGTTTGACACTGAAATCACATTCTCTACAG GCCCTGAGTTTTCAACAGAAACCGATGACTGCATCTTTGTTGGCATGGTCACGGAGGATGTTGACATTATCGAGCTGGTTAATATGATAGGTGCCATTGGGAGAGACATCGAGGAAAGCGGAAGG CTTTTAGAGAACATGACAGATGTGATAAGGAAAGGCATCCTGGAGGCAGAAGTGCAGCTGCAAAAGGCCAgtgaggagaagctgatggAAGAG GGGGTAATAAGACAGCTTCCTCTGTTTGGTTCAGTTTTAAACTGGTTCTCACCAGTTCAAAGCTCCATAAAGGGCAGGACCTTCAATCTGGTTGCAG GTTCCCTAGACTCCACAGAGTTAACATACAGCACCAAGGCTCAGGCAGGCCGGCCACTCCCACAAGAAATGCCAACATCTTCAACAAAGAGGCTGTCAG GTCAGAGGTTATTTCAGCGTGTAAGTGCAGGCACCGACTCCTTTAGTGAAACCAGTTCTATTGCACAAGTAGAGGAGCCATCCAGAGATGGGTGTGCCAGTCAGAGCAGCAGtgtccacccacccatctctCTGTCGGCACCTAGGGATGACATCGCAGCTGATGCCACGCCACAGGTGGACTCACAGATAGAGGTTCATGTTTCCTCAGAGGAGAAGCAACCGGAAGACCAAGAATTAGACCACAGCGAGAGATAG
- the pdxdc1 gene encoding pyridoxal-dependent decarboxylase domain-containing protein 1 isoform X6, with protein sequence MMVDSTLMQVGKNLSEAMRILGNGDRALEDETEKRSFSRSIPGPLQGDGQDVATILHLVHNLIHEKEDEEKDQTSQCRMQNVGEQAHMALLGHSLAAYISVLDRERLRKLTTRIQSDTTLWLCRLFRYENSSAAFHEDDRDGLVKVCRLVINSRYEEYASEGYASLTSKQPVIYHSASGRSGLGQHLCSQLGLPLSSLCTVPCNTIFGSQHQMDVALLDKLIKEDIEAGKLPLLLIANAGTPGAGHTDKLGRLKDLCEQYNMWLHVEGVNLATLVLAEINSTIMAATRCDSMTLTPGQWLGLPAVTAVTLYRHEDPALSLAAGLTSSQPVAKLRALPLWLSLQYLGHNGIVQKIKHATSLSHHLLQKLKTLAFIRTSVEDELSSPVVLFRFGPELSAESNGGSVEGYCAGEKDVLDTFNKWLGERLIQLVPTSGVDVVELEDEGTCVRFSPLLTAAVLGTEQEDIDSLVEKLSELVSVMSSTLSLRQDFREEVHRHSPSLIYVEELSWPGLGAVRYEPQIDGIDESRRKEGVKKINSELLKKLQEFDTEITFSTGPEFSTETDDCIFVGMVTEDVDIIELVNMIGAIGRDIEESGRLLENMTDVIRKGILEAEVQLQKASEEKLMEEGVIRQLPLFGSVLNWFSPVQSSIKGRTFNLVAGSLDSTELTYSTKAQAGRPLPQEMPTSSTKRLSGQRLFQRVSAGTDSFSETSSIAQVEEPSRDGCASQSSSVHPPISLSAPRDDIAADATPQVDSQIEVHVSSEEKQPEDQELDHSER encoded by the exons ATGATGGTGGACTCTACGTTGATGCAAGTTGGGAAGAATCTGAGCGAAGCCATGAGAATATTGGGAAATGGAGACAG AGCCCTGGAAGATGAAACAGAGAAGCGGAGCTTTAGCAGAAGCATCCCTGGACCCCTGCAGGGAGA CGGTCAGGATGTTGCTACTATACTGCATCTTGTACACAACCTGATCCATGAAAAGGAGGACGAGGAAAAGGACCAAACCAGCCAATG CAGGATGCAAAATGTGGGTGAGCAGGCTCACATGGCCCTGCTGGGTCACAGCTTGGCAGCCTACATCTCTGTGTTGGACCGAGAGCGACTGCGGAAGCTGACTACTCGTATCCAGTCTGACACCACACTGTGGCTTTGCAGGCTGTTCAG ATATGAAAACAGCTCTGCCGCCTTTCATGAGGACGACAGGGATGGTCTTGTCAAAGTGTGCCGACTGGTGATCAATTCTCGGTATGAAGAATACGCCTCTGAAGGTTATGCCTCACTCACCTCTAAACAACCGGTCATCTACCATAGTGCCTCTGGCAGATCAGGTCTGGGACAACATCTGTGCAGTCAG CTTGGCCTGCCTCTGTCCAGTTTGTGCACAGTCCCCTGTAATACCATCTTTGGATCCCAGCACCAAATG GATGTTGCCTTGTTGGACAAACTTATCAAAGAGGACATTGAAGCTGGGAAGCTTCCTTTATTGTTGATCGCCAATGCAG GTACCCCTGGGGCAGGACATACAGACAAGTTGGGCCGTCTCAAGGACCTGTGTGAACAGTACAACATGTGGCTCCATGTGGAGGG GGTCAATCTGGCCACCCTGGTGTTGGCTGAGATCAACTCTACAATTATG GCAGCCACCAGATGCGACAGTATGACTCTGACGCCTGGTCAGTGGCTTGGACTGCCAGCTGTAACAGCTGTGACTCTCTACAGACATGAAGACCCAGCACTA tcACTGGCAGCCGGTTTGACATCCAGCCAGCCGGTAGCGAAACTGCGAGCATTGCCTCTCTGGCTCTCCCTGCAGTACCTCGGTCACAATGGGATTGTGCAAAAGATCAAACACGCTACCAGTCTG AGTCATCATCTCCTGCAGAAGCTAAAAACACTTGCCTTCATAAGAACATCG GTAGAAGATGAACTGAGCTCCCCTGTTGTTCTGTTCAGGTTTGGTCCGGAGCTGAGTGCTG aaTCCAATGGAGGGTCAGTGGAAGGTTATTGTGCTGGGGAAAAGGATGTGCTTGATACCTTTAACAAATGG CTTGGTGAAAGGCTGATCCAGCTTGTTCCCACCAGTGGTGTAGATGTGGTAGAACTTGAAGACGAGGGTACATGTGTACGATTTAGTCCTCTCTTGACTGCTGCAG TTTTagggacagaacaggaggacatCGATAGCCTTGTTGAGAAGCTGTCTGAGCTGGTGTCTGTGATGAGCTCCACGCTGAGCCTCAGGCAGGACTTCAGAGAGGAAGTCCACAGACATTCTCCATCACTCATATATGTGGAGGAGCTTAGCTGGCCCGGACTTGGTGCTGTCCG GTACGAGCCTCAGATTGATGGAATAGATGagagcaggagaaaagagggagtaAAGAAAATCAATTCTGAGCTGCTAAAGAAGTTACAAGAGTTTGACACTGAAATCACATTCTCTACAG GCCCTGAGTTTTCAACAGAAACCGATGACTGCATCTTTGTTGGCATGGTCACGGAGGATGTTGACATTATCGAGCTGGTTAATATGATAGGTGCCATTGGGAGAGACATCGAGGAAAGCGGAAGG CTTTTAGAGAACATGACAGATGTGATAAGGAAAGGCATCCTGGAGGCAGAAGTGCAGCTGCAAAAGGCCAgtgaggagaagctgatggAAGAG GGGGTAATAAGACAGCTTCCTCTGTTTGGTTCAGTTTTAAACTGGTTCTCACCAGTTCAAAGCTCCATAAAGGGCAGGACCTTCAATCTGGTTGCAG GTTCCCTAGACTCCACAGAGTTAACATACAGCACCAAGGCTCAGGCAGGCCGGCCACTCCCACAAGAAATGCCAACATCTTCAACAAAGAGGCTGTCAG GTCAGAGGTTATTTCAGCGTGTAAGTGCAGGCACCGACTCCTTTAGTGAAACCAGTTCTATTGCACAAGTAGAGGAGCCATCCAGAGATGGGTGTGCCAGTCAGAGCAGCAGtgtccacccacccatctctCTGTCGGCACCTAGGGATGACATCGCAGCTGATGCCACGCCACAGGTGGACTCACAGATAGAGGTTCATGTTTCCTCAGAGGAGAAGCAACCGGAAGACCAAGAATTAGACCACAGCGAGAGATAG